In a single window of the Tetrapisispora phaffii CBS 4417 chromosome 11, complete genome genome:
- the ATG10 gene encoding E2-like conjugating enzyme (similar to Saccharomyces cerevisiae ATG10 (YLL042C); ancestral locus Anc_4.12) encodes MLEQAEYRRQLKALSFETIWEQNGLDRDRLLQVCSNNDCMSIKIKPTNSRFPHPSPNRHRANLSHIDIKITYSRIYNEPVLYLRLWKSVPCSMSPDLEELSPYYPSDVYESLAIDKSQFTVELQHVECDAGANEVWYCVHPCDTQDRIGMLHREQYLSRWVSVYLLSWLPPAHRS; translated from the coding sequence ATGCTCGAACAGGCCGAGTACCGTCGACAATTGAAAGCGTTAAGTTTCGAGACCATATGGGAACAAAACGGACTTGACCGCGACCGTCTGCTGCAAGTATGCAGCAATAACGATTGCATGTCCATCAAGATCAAACCAACGAACTCGAGGTTCCCACATCCCTCGCCTAACCGCCATCGAGCAAACCTATCCCACATCGATATCAAAATCACCTATTCTCGTATTTACAACGAACCGGTACTGTATCTGAGACTTTGGAAGTCAGTGCCGTGCTCCATGTCACCCGACCTCGAAGAATTGTCCCCATATTACCCTTCCGACGTCTACGAATCGTTGGCCATAGATAAATCGCAATTTACAGTAGAGTTGCAGCACGTGGAGTGTGACGCCGGCGCGAACGAGGTATGGTACTGTGTCCATCCCTGCGACACACAAGATCGGATTGGAATGCTCCACCGAGAACAGTATCTGAGTCGTTGGGTAAGTGTCTATTTACTGAGTTGGTTACCGCCAGCACATCGGAGTTAA